One part of the Elusimicrobiaceae bacterium genome encodes these proteins:
- a CDS encoding bifunctional metallophosphatase/5'-nucleotidase: MKKIVLSLFLMVIAFGLSAKTAVIYHTSDTHGFFYPKNGQGGFAALAAVLRQEKNPYLLVDAGDFAEGTAETKNSKGIKAVQLMNKLHYQAATIGNHEFAYYDDGLENMLKQAQFSILAANFFEADSYQRPAFVKPYQVFTVNGIKIAVIGLANRTPTKATKKYTFTKPLDALEQALAQPEVKQADVVVVLAHDSLADDRPESPFYLGDIARKYGQKVQIVLGGHAHKVFTNQRLNGVLYNEVGYYLKSVGKITIDVDDKTRQITSIQAQLIPLTISKTGEDKKIKQYAESLREPGLEKVLGTLAQPLPAKAVAPAQDSVADDWVADIGRSYTKADVFISNVGGVRTGLAAGPVTKRDLLDFFPFDDTLVSMNVDGRFIKQLVKKTLLPRNLLAYSGLTVTYKKNKKNQPKQVKILINGKPVENRKKYTLATNSFLARGKHFQSIDSTDKQAVGQITMWQLIEEALAKQSVSVPAAGRVIQLP, translated from the coding sequence ATGAAAAAAATAGTGTTAAGTTTGTTTTTAATGGTTATTGCTTTTGGGCTGTCAGCCAAAACGGCGGTGATATATCACACCAGCGATACACACGGGTTTTTTTATCCCAAAAACGGGCAAGGCGGTTTTGCGGCCTTAGCCGCGGTGCTACGGCAAGAAAAAAATCCTTATCTGCTGGTAGATGCCGGCGATTTTGCCGAAGGTACTGCCGAAACTAAAAATTCCAAAGGAATCAAAGCCGTGCAACTGATGAATAAACTGCATTATCAGGCGGCCACCATTGGCAATCATGAATTTGCTTATTATGATGACGGGTTGGAAAATATGCTAAAACAGGCTCAATTTTCTATTTTAGCGGCCAATTTTTTTGAAGCGGATAGCTATCAACGTCCGGCCTTTGTCAAACCCTATCAAGTATTTACCGTCAATGGTATCAAAATAGCAGTCATAGGGCTTGCTAACCGCACCCCTACCAAAGCCACTAAAAAATATACGTTTACCAAACCGCTAGATGCCTTGGAGCAGGCCTTGGCACAGCCTGAGGTAAAACAAGCAGATGTCGTGGTAGTGCTGGCACATGATTCGTTGGCAGATGACCGCCCGGAGAGTCCTTTTTACTTGGGGGATATTGCCCGAAAATATGGCCAAAAAGTGCAGATTGTATTGGGTGGGCATGCACACAAAGTGTTTACGAATCAGCGGCTCAATGGAGTGTTATATAATGAAGTGGGATATTATTTAAAATCTGTAGGTAAAATTACGATTGATGTAGATGATAAAACCCGCCAAATTACCTCTATACAGGCGCAGTTAATTCCCTTAACCATTTCGAAAACCGGTGAAGATAAAAAAATCAAGCAATATGCCGAGAGTTTACGTGAACCGGGACTGGAAAAAGTATTAGGCACGCTGGCTCAACCATTACCAGCTAAAGCAGTTGCTCCGGCCCAAGATAGTGTGGCGGATGATTGGGTAGCCGATATCGGGCGGTCCTATACCAAAGCGGATGTGTTTATCAGCAATGTCGGCGGGGTGCGTACAGGATTGGCAGCTGGGCCAGTTACCAAGCGTGATTTGTTAGATTTTTTCCCGTTTGATGATACGCTAGTCAGCATGAACGTAGACGGAAGGTTTATTAAACAATTAGTCAAAAAAACTTTGCTACCTCGCAATTTGCTAGCGTATAGCGGATTGACCGTAACCTATAAAAAGAATAAGAAAAATCAACCCAAACAAGTGAAAATTTTAATCAATGGTAAACCGGTAGAAAATCGTAAAAAATATACACTGGCTACCAATTCTTTTTTAGCGCGGGGAAAACATTTTCAGTCCATTGACTCGACGGATAAACAAGCAGTAGGCCAGATAACTATGTGGCAGTTAATTGAAGAAGCACTGGCTAAACAATCTGTTTCAGTGCCAGCGGCAGGGCGTGTGATACAACTGCCCTAA
- a CDS encoding bifunctional metallophosphatase/5'-nucleotidase — MKRVSLLIALLLTAVGLFAKTTVIYHTSDTHGYYYPKNGVGGFAALANVLKNGPHPYLLLDSGDFSNGTAEAKSSKGIKSVQLMNKLGYQATTIGNHEFDFKEAAIAPMFEALNFPVLAANFVDAQTNTYPAHVKPYEIFDVDGVKIAVIGLANRAAASSLKKYKFLKPIKALKKALKEVEALHPNVVVVIVHDSLHDQKHGVQPYVGDIGRKFSDRVNLVLGGHAHIFVNEKIKDTLYAEDGCNLQNVNKVTVVTDDETGKFVSAQAELIPLVISKVGQDAKVAAYAKSLMEPGMDKVIGKTAETISISSDNPQHKDSPLNNFIADLGRAYTGVQIFAQNNGGTRVDLPKGTITRHDVVDVNPFDNKIVMMTVDGKFLKYLVKHTLLPRSLYTYSGMTITYRNKNGKVKDLKLFVDGQPVENHKTYTFATNDYVAAGNMEGWPFKRIKAEDKKPFGTKGLRTLLEEGIAAQSPLIALPTGRIVEVK, encoded by the coding sequence ATGAAAAGAGTATCGTTATTGATTGCTTTGTTGCTGACGGCGGTCGGTTTGTTTGCCAAAACCACCGTCATTTATCACACCAGTGATACCCATGGATATTATTATCCGAAAAATGGCGTCGGCGGTTTTGCGGCCTTAGCCAATGTGCTCAAAAACGGTCCGCATCCGTATTTGCTACTAGATTCGGGCGATTTTTCCAACGGAACTGCCGAGGCTAAAAGTTCCAAAGGTATTAAAAGCGTACAATTGATGAATAAACTGGGCTATCAAGCTACTACCATTGGAAATCATGAATTTGATTTCAAAGAGGCAGCGATTGCCCCCATGTTTGAAGCGTTAAATTTTCCGGTACTGGCGGCTAATTTTGTAGACGCGCAAACCAATACATATCCGGCGCATGTTAAACCTTATGAAATTTTTGATGTGGACGGTGTAAAAATTGCAGTCATTGGACTAGCCAATAGGGCAGCCGCTTCTAGCCTTAAAAAATATAAATTTTTGAAACCGATAAAAGCCTTGAAAAAAGCCCTAAAAGAAGTAGAAGCCTTGCATCCAAATGTAGTGGTCGTGATTGTGCACGATTCTTTGCATGATCAAAAACACGGGGTGCAACCCTATGTGGGCGATATCGGCCGCAAATTTAGCGATCGTGTAAATTTGGTTCTTGGCGGGCATGCACATATTTTTGTCAACGAAAAAATTAAAGATACTTTATATGCAGAAGACGGTTGCAATCTGCAAAATGTCAATAAAGTAACGGTGGTTACAGATGATGAAACCGGCAAATTTGTTTCCGCCCAAGCAGAATTAATTCCGTTAGTGATATCTAAGGTGGGGCAGGACGCCAAAGTGGCCGCTTATGCAAAGTCACTCATGGAGCCGGGGATGGACAAAGTAATCGGAAAGACGGCGGAAACGATTTCTATCTCTTCGGACAACCCCCAACATAAAGATAGCCCGCTCAATAACTTTATTGCCGATTTGGGCCGCGCGTATACAGGCGTGCAAATTTTTGCCCAAAATAACGGCGGCACACGTGTAGATTTGCCAAAGGGCACGATTACACGTCATGATGTGGTGGATGTAAATCCGTTTGATAATAAAATTGTCATGATGACCGTAGACGGTAAATTCTTGAAATATCTGGTCAAGCATACGTTGTTGCCGCGCAGTTTATATACCTATTCCGGTATGACGATTACCTATCGGAACAAAAACGGTAAGGTGAAAGATTTGAAATTGTTTGTGGATGGCCAACCGGTAGAAAACCACAAAACTTATACCTTTGCTACCAACGACTATGTGGCCGCCGGTAATATGGAAGGCTGGCCGTTTAAGCGCATCAAAGCGGAAGACAAAAAACCGTTTGGTACGAAAGGATTGCGCACATTATTAGAAGAAGGAATTGCGGCGCAATCTCCGTTAATTGCTTTGCCGACAGGCCGTATTGTAGAAGTGAAATGA
- a CDS encoding bifunctional metallophosphatase/5'-nucleotidase has protein sequence MKQAVRILLLLVTGIGFFGCAPKELPSVNLFITTDIEGVFWSRPEPRYGNEVTGGLSILKSFLDRQTTPFLLLEGGNWFAQTPEGTLSQGGYFNQAARAIPYSGRLFTEKDLAYGWRSLASIIKESPAPFVLSNVVLSNGRVPEGVRPWLLQEVGSYKIGVIGLVSAQSLKGKHRLGGLKILPEAETARKTIQLLKEKGAQVIVALAAMDTEEKKSSLTATELAEEVEGIDILVTSDLNHEDAEVRQLGRTLLVYPGSRLDSVGRVQLFFQKNGELAYSQFENVVLYKRDFGEDEEVALQIAELRRAARSQMSRPVGKTEQALIGKLDGESDLGNWAADCLRKWAKADAAVINASSLRDQLPEGVVTQYDLYKVYPYSDHVTYLTIKGNALKKALEEGLSVADNFAQISGMKVHYTQQAGIAKITTVQVGDKPLSPNATYRVAVTDHLLAGGAGHDGFIDSLEFKNTQVEMGTVLRLCLAGNKPVGKPTRGRWSMRP, from the coding sequence ATGAAACAAGCCGTTCGTATTTTGTTGTTATTGGTGACAGGAATCGGTTTTTTCGGTTGCGCACCTAAAGAATTACCTTCAGTCAATTTGTTTATTACGACAGATATAGAAGGGGTTTTTTGGTCTCGGCCGGAACCGCGTTATGGCAACGAAGTAACGGGCGGACTTTCTATCTTAAAATCTTTTTTAGACCGACAAACCACCCCCTTTCTATTGTTGGAAGGGGGCAATTGGTTTGCGCAAACGCCGGAGGGTACCCTTTCACAAGGGGGATATTTCAATCAGGCCGCCCGCGCAATCCCTTATAGCGGCCGCCTGTTTACGGAAAAAGATTTAGCATATGGTTGGAGATCTTTAGCATCCATTATCAAAGAGTCCCCTGCTCCGTTTGTATTGTCCAATGTAGTGCTGTCTAACGGTCGCGTGCCGGAGGGCGTACGACCTTGGTTGTTGCAAGAAGTAGGTTCCTATAAAATCGGGGTCATAGGACTGGTGAGCGCGCAGTCACTCAAAGGAAAACATCGGTTGGGCGGTTTGAAAATCCTGCCGGAAGCGGAGACCGCCAGGAAAACTATACAGTTACTCAAGGAAAAGGGAGCTCAAGTCATTGTGGCACTGGCGGCGATGGACACAGAAGAGAAAAAGAGCTCTTTAACGGCTACCGAATTGGCAGAAGAAGTGGAAGGAATAGATATTCTTGTAACCTCTGACCTAAACCACGAAGATGCGGAGGTAAGGCAATTGGGCCGCACCTTACTGGTATATCCGGGGTCTCGTTTGGACAGTGTGGGCCGCGTTCAACTTTTCTTTCAAAAGAACGGTGAGTTGGCTTATAGCCAATTTGAAAATGTGGTTTTATACAAGCGGGATTTCGGGGAAGATGAGGAAGTGGCTCTGCAAATAGCCGAGTTGCGCCGTGCGGCCCGCAGTCAAATGAGCCGGCCGGTAGGAAAAACAGAACAAGCCTTAATCGGAAAATTGGATGGAGAATCCGATTTGGGAAATTGGGCGGCGGATTGTTTGCGTAAGTGGGCCAAAGCAGATGCGGCTGTGATTAATGCTTCTTCGCTGCGTGATCAATTGCCGGAGGGCGTTGTGACACAATATGATTTATATAAAGTATATCCTTATTCAGACCATGTGACTTATTTGACCATTAAAGGAAATGCGTTGAAAAAGGCGTTGGAAGAAGGGTTGTCGGTGGCGGATAATTTTGCGCAAATTTCCGGTATGAAGGTGCATTATACCCAGCAAGCGGGAATTGCTAAAATTACCACGGTGCAAGTGGGGGATAAACCGCTTTCTCCCAATGCCACTTACCGCGTAGCCGTAACGGATCATTTATTAGCCGGCGGGGCGGGTCATGATGGTTTTATTGATTCTTTGGAGTTCAAAAACACACAAGTAGAAATGGGGACAGTACTCCGTTTATGTTTGGCCGGCAACAAACCGGTAGGTAAACCGACCCGCGGTCGTTGGAGTATGCGACCATGA